ATTCCAGCTCCCTCCCAAGTTCCTTCCAGCTCCCTCCCAAGTTCCTTCCAGCTCCCTCCCAAGTTCCTTCCAGCTCCCTCCCCTCAATGTCCAAATTATGGATCTTTTATCCCTTGAGAGCTATCAACGCCAATtgtcaacagctggagagccgcagattGGCCATCCCTGAactaaatattagagtgtgtgattTTTTTGGCCAGGCAGTGTATATTAAGGTTTGGTATGTGAATGATAGtaactgaatggaaaatgatGCCTTCTTATAATTGGAATGTAGCTAAAACTGATCAAATATTAAAATTTAAGTAGTTTCACTTTAACATACAGAGACATACAGAGGGGGGTGTTCTGGGGGCCCTTTATTAGATTACAAATAAGCTAGATCCTCAATCTTGGCCTTGTTCTAACTTtgacagtttaaccccttaaggacttagggcgtaccggtacaccctgtttcccgagtccttaaggactcaaggcgtactggtacgtcctaagtttaaatttacattgcggtgcggcgggggttaattgtgacaggatgcccgctgaaatcattcagcaggcatcctgtcacaacgccgggggggtcccgtgacctgcggtttgcagcttttacctTATCCGGTGGGCGGctgtgccattgggtccccatgcggctgtgggggggacccgatggcatggaaggcagagcgatgtctaaggaaggcgttgtgctgccttccggtgaagagcttgtgagatccagccccctggatctcacaggccccggaatctgtatgagtaatactcactgtattactcatacagccaatgcattccaatacagaagtattggaatgcattgtaaaggattagacccccaaaagttcaagtcccaaagtgggacaaaaagtaaagtgaaaaaaaagttgaaaaaataaagtttcccccccaaaaaaattaaaagtttcaagtaaaaataaacaaaaacatcattttccccaaataaagttaaaaaaaatggtaaaaaatagggggggggggagtatacatatttagtatcaccgcatccgtatcgaccggctatataaacatatcacatgacctaaccccttttttgtcaccttacatcacaaaaagtgtaatagcaagcgatcaaaaagtcacacgcacccaaggtaatcgcccaaaaactgaaaaaattatggctttcagactatggaaacactaaatcatgattttttttgattttttttgcttcaaaaaagaaatcattgtgtaaaacttacataaataaaaaaaagtatacatatcgctgcatccgtgacaacctggtctataaaaatatcacatgatctaacctgtcagataaatgttgtaaataacaaaaaataaaaacggtgccaaaacagctatttcttgttaccttgcctcacaaaaagtgtaatatacaagTGTAATATAcaagtgtaatatatatatatatatatatatatatatatatatatatataacaaattgggtttttgaaaatttcagaaaaatttcaagatttgcttctaaacttctaagccttgtaacatccccaaaaaataaaatatcattcccaaaatgatccaaacatgaagtagacatatggggaatgtaaagtaataactattttttaggtattactatgtattatagaagtagagaaattgaaacttggaaatttgcttttttttttttacttcattttaccagtgtcatgaagtacaacatgtggcgaaaaaactatctcagaatggcctggataagtcaaagcattttaaagttatttagcACTTaaggtgacactggtcagatttgcaaaaaattgccaagtccttaaggtgaaatagggctgagtccttaaaggataacagtcacacttagaccctaattgaaatgttcatatatgtagttactaataacatgatattccagaatcagttactattagactgacttaccctatatttaataagattcagcccttagcaaccagtctgcataaaactgcaatttcactattcagttaagatgtccgccactgccctcaccctgaggctaattctGCCTGCCCCCACTAGCcaataacaatagccccccaaaagtgtcagtaaccagagccctccccctaaagggttaaactcctgcagcacaaagcggtcctcttaccacatgttgctttcatttatacactgagcagacggcagatctcccttccctggtctgcgctgctccaactctgcattgtctcagtctgctgagtgagggagcgtctgccaagcgcagggacagggagaagtgcacacagcccaggcactgttatcagctgctggggaggacctggctttaatcatttacttacagtccctggctgtcagtaatctgaccttgcaggctgcatgcTCCTGCGTCGTCCTCCGTCCtttaacacatagacggacctgcctagcaacctgattttaagcagaggtaaaagtaggcagtacagggaacacaaCGGTCAGGTCTCAGTGGGACCTGTTTCTAATGGCTATATCTCAGGCTGTGTGGAAGCTAGCACTGTGATCCCTGTTTTAAAATTTAAGCTTCTTAAATTTTATGTTTCTGCATACAATTGAGACACCCCAATATTCGTCCACATTATCAGGGACAACCGTTCCTGTGAAAGATTGTTCCCGATtatctggccatctaaatgtgccgccgatcatTCAATAAACGAGCGTgatcctgtcacttgtgcaggcTCCAccaatcatggcttctgagcagcagatcgtgcgatctgttgctcagaaaccatgattctgtatgaggatgagggctcgctatagcgatccctcgtcctcatactgtgaagaagATCGCTACATGTAAATGCGCGGTCTCCATCACTGAATGAGCGGCCAACTGtcgaaggaacgcttccttcccgacaattggccGCTCAGTCGacccatctaaatccacctttaaccccttaaaatataactgtcatatttttttttgggggagtattggattgtgatgattaaccacttcagccccgctaggtgaaacccccttcatgaccagagcactttttacacttcggcactacactcctttcaccgtttatcgctcggtcatgcaacttaccacccaaatgaattttacctccttttcttctcactaatggagctttcatttggtggtattttcagctgtaaaattttgcaaaaaaaacgacatccatatataaatttttcgccaaatttattgttctacatgtctttgataaaaaaaaaatgtttgggcaaaaaaaaaatggtttgggtaaaagttatagcatttacaaactatggtacaaaaatgtgaatttccgctttttgaaacagctctgactttctgagcacctgtcatgattcctgaggttctacaatgcccaaacagtagaaaacccccacaaatgaccccatttcggaaagtagacaccttaaggtattcgctgatgggcatagtgagttcatagaactttttattttttgtcacaagttagcggaaaatgatgatgattttttatttttatttttttcttacaaagtctcatattccactaacttgcgacaaaaaataaaaaattctaggaactcgccatgcccctcacggaataccttggggtgtcttctttccaaaatggggtcacttgtggcgtagttatactgccctggcaatttaggggcccaaatgtgtgagaagaactttgcaatcaaaatgtgtaaaaaatgaccggtgaaatccaaaaggtgcactttggaatatgtgcccctttgcccaccttggcagcaaaaaagtgtcacacatctggtatcgccgtactcaggagaagttggggaatgtgttttggggtgtcattttacatatacccatgctgggtgagaaaaatatcttggtcaaatgccaactttgtataaaaaaatgggaaaagttgtcttttgccaagatatttctctcatccagcatggttatatgtaaaatggcaccccaaaacacattccccaacttctcctgagtacggcgataccagatgtgtcacacttttttgctgccaaggtgggcaaaggggcacatattccaaagtgcacctttcggattttgcaggccattttttacacattttgattgcaaggtacttctcacacatttgggcccctaaattgccagggcagtataactacgccacaagtgaccccattttggaaagaagacaccccaaggtattccgtgaggggcatggcgagttcctagaattttttcttttttgtcgcaagttagtggaatatgagactttgtaagaaaaaataaaaaaataaaaatcatcatcattttccgctaacttgtgacaaaaaataaaaagttctatgaactcactatgcccatcagcgaataccttagggtgtctactttccgaaatggggtcatttgtgggggttttctactgtttgggcattgtagaacctcaggaaacatgacaggtgctcagaaagtcagctgtatcaaaaagcggaaattcacatttttgtaccatagtttgtaaatgctataacttttacccaaaccattttatttttgcccaaacattttttttttatcaaagacatgtagaacaataaatttggcgaaaaatttatatatggatgtcgttttttttgcaaaattttacagctgaaagtgaaaaatgtcatttttttgcaaaaaaatcgttacattttgattaataacaaaaaaagtaaaaatgtcagcagcaataaaataccaccaaatgaaagctccattagtgagaagaaaaggaggtaaaattcatttgggtggtaagttgcatgaccgataaacggtgaaagtagtgtagtgccgaagtgtaaaaagtgctctggtcatgaagggggtttcacctagcggggctgaagtggttaaaaatatattaaataatagGGAACATTCTATATAGGgtctaaaatataaaagtataaaaatatataaaatttttataaaagATTGTCAGGTATTATATTCTGTAGGGAActcatatatattttcttattgGATATAATGCAATAAACAATGTTCCATGGGGCTCATTCCCTGAAATGGTTCGGGCGGAGTACATGGGCTCATCCCAAACCAGAGGTGAGCCGTCCTTTATCCCTTTTTTCACTAATTTATATACGTACCCACTGAGGTCAGAGCTCCCCCTGTTTAAGGATGGATATCTGGAATCATATGGAAAGCAAGCGACTCAAAGTAGAAACATATAGGTTTGAAGATTCAACTACTCATGAGAATGCCACTGGAGGAGAGAAGTCTATAGAAGAGATATTCAGGGAACTTGAACCACTGTTGTTGAAACAACTTAGACAACAGTGGGAAATCAAGTCGCTGAAATTATGTATTGAGGATAAGAAAATCCCTAAAGGTCTATTGATATCTAAGATCCCTGCACAGGACCTCTGTAATGATGAATTTAATAAGGAGTGGGAAGCATTACTTTTTTCCCAGTCAATAAAACTAATACAACTTATTATAAAAAGAAGAAGTAAATTATTGGAAGAATTGACTGAgagaataaatgaaataaaaatttctGTTGAAAAATTACCAGCCAATGAAGAATTGGCTGTATGGCAGGCACGTATATGCAGGAGTCTAGACAAAATGGAATcagaaataatatataaaaaaacaaaaaaatataaatttaatgCCAAACCAATGGAGGGCTATCAACATAGAAATAATTCACAAGAGGGCGACTTAAATACTAGACCCCTGGGCCATCTTAATGATGTTATACATCCCCCTAGGTATAATATACCGGTGAATAATAGATTTGAGGCATTAAATGAAAACCATTTTTTAGACAGAACTCCACCCCACCACAAGACAAGAATCAGACAGAGATCACAGACACCAATCAATACATATGTTCAATATCAACAGACAGACACAAATCACAACATGAGAACCAGATACAGATCGAGATCACCAAGAAGAGAACAACCACACTCATACAATCTGAGGACCAGGCCCAATCATCAAGTAGACGATTACGAGCCACAACAGAGGACCCGTCCCCCTCAGAATTACAGACAGCAACACATACCCAAACATCTGAGAGAAGGAACCAACAGACACTCACAGAATCTAGACCCAAAAGAAAGATACGAAGATCCCAAAGAAAAAAGAGGGGTTTACAACAGACACAGATAAATAATTCAGACGCTGTAGTGAACCTCAGTTCGGTCGTCTTGACTGATTCTCAGACAAGACTGCTAAACAGGGGCCTTAAATTCGCACCTACAGCGAAACTGAATAAATTCGATACTTATGTGGGTATAGAAAAATTTGTGAGGAAACTgtgtttgaaaaaatattttttgaaaaatccGATATTAGCAAACACAGATGAATGTGTGGGTGGTGAGATCCAACATACAACCTTGAAACCAAAATCAAAAAAATTCCCTAGACAAGAAATTTGAGTAGAGATAGCGACTTTTAGAAAAAATATAGAAACAGACTTGAGGAAAATATCTGacaaacagctgaggagaaataATTTGACCTCACAGGAGATTAAAGCTATTAAAGAACTACAAAAAATTAATAACCTTACTATCCGTCCCGCCGATAAAGGAGGAGCTATTGTGCTTCTCGATACTACAAAATATAATGCGGAATGTTTGAGACAGCTTGCGGACACAACAACATATAAGATGCTGAGGAAGGATCCAATAGAAGAATTTTCAGAATTATTAAACCAATATTGTGATGGAGGATTTGAGGAAGGACTGCTTTCCAAACAAGAATCAGATTTTATTTTGGGAACACAACAGAGATTGCCTGTGTTTTATTGTCTTCCCAAGATACATAAAAGTATGTCGGAACCACCAGGTCGCCCAATAATTTCGGGTATAGAGTCTTTGTCATCCAATTTGTCCAAATATATAGATCAACTTATACAGCCTACAGTGAAAAATACTCCATCTTATCTCAAAGACACCACACAGATTGTCCAGATATTGGAAAATCTGAAGGTGGAGCCTCACTGGCTTATAGGGACATTGGATGTTCAATCGCTCTATACCGTGATTGACCATGAACAAGGCATAAACAATATGAAATTACAATTGAGGAATTATGGTAATCTTGGAGAGAGACAAATAGAATTCCTGGCAGAGGGTGTGAGATATATTTTAACACACAATTATTTCTGTTTTGAAGGGGCTTATTACCTCCAGACTCGtggcactgccatgggcaccaggttcgcccccagctatgccaatctattTATGGCACAATTGGAACAGGAGACCATCTTACCCAGGCTGGGgtcggacctggtgctctggcagcgtTACATTGATGATATTATTTTTGTCTGGCAGCGAGATGCATCTAGCCTCCACACCTTCTTGGAAGACATcaatgaaaataaatgtaatcTCAAATTCTCCTCCAATACGAATCAGGAATATACAGAATTCCTGGATATTCGGATTACTACTCAGAATGACCGTTATGTTTGTACTACTCTTCAGAAAGAAGTAGCTAAGAACAGCTTCATCCTCTTTTCTAGCTGCCATTTGCCTTCTTGGCTATTGAACATACCAACAGGACAGTTTCGTAGAATAAAGAGAAACTGCACTAACCAGACAGAATTTGAGGATGAGGCTGTTATGATGAAGAAAAAATTTTTAGAAAAAGAATATCCAGAGACAGTTGTCGAGAAAGCACTATGTAAGGTTAGAAAAATGGATAGGAAAATGTTTTTCGAAACCAAACAAAAGAAGGATGATAAACCCGCTAATGATAACAAATTccgtataatactgccatataatgcacaacataaaaaaatagaacaaagcATCAAAAAGAATTGGCATCTTATTCAGAACgataaaattataggccctttAATCCCACCTTTACCAGAGATAGTGTACACAAAGGCCCCCAACTTGGGTATAAAAATAGCACCATCCATCAAAAATCAGACAAGAGAAACTGGATCTGGAAATAAATGGTTAAAAATGAGTGGGTTTTACAGATGTGGTCGCTGTATAAATTGCAGGAATACGTCCTTTGCAAAAAGGACTATGCAAGTGACTTCAACACAGAACAATTTTTCAGTTGAGATAAAAGATCTTCTCACTTGCAATAGTtcaaatgtaatttatattattgaatgcccatgtgccaaacaatatattggcaggaCCAAAAGATCCCTAAAAGTTAGGATTAcggaacatataaataacatcaagaAAGGATACGAAAAACATGTActatcaaaacattttaaattgaTGCACAACCAAGATTGCCAAGTCTTTAACCTTTGCAGCATTTGAACAAATAGAACGCCATTGGAGGGGAGGGAATCACATTGCCCGGATGTCTAGGGCTGAGTCCAGGAAGATCTTCGAATTTGGCAGTTTGGCCCCAGCAGGACTAAATGCCGAATTTGAAATTTTCGGGTTTTTGTGATGGGTCAGGTGTCTTTGGCCCATGGGGAGTACTAGTCGGGCTGTTTAGCAGCACTGTGACCCCCCCTGTGCTAGAGATCCCCGACCCCAAGCCACATATACCACCATCCCATGTACTCCGCCCGAACCATTTCAGGGAATGAGCCCCATGGAACATTGTTTATTGCATTATATCcaataagaaaatatatatgagTTCCCTACAGAATATAATACCTGACAATcttttataaaaattttatatatttttatacttttatattttagacCCTATATAGAATGTTCCctattatttaatatatttttaatatgagACCATTAAAGGTGTATAAGTtgtatatttattgtattttagaaGAATGTGTGATATGGAATGTTATTATCTACATTGGTCCCAACTGTAACTAGCTATTGTATAATTTGATATGCAAAATTTGATATGTATAATGATTCTGGTTGGTTTAGGAATACACAAAACAGAAAAACGCATGTGCGCATAAAAACCGCAGATTTATCGCAGGATTATCGCACATAAAAAATCGCATGTGCGCAAAAAAAACGCAGATTTTTCGCAGGATTATCGCAATATAAGGAAATTGGATCCAGATCCTTTGGGTCCATTTCAGGTTTATTAAAGAGCCCTTTGGAGGATAAAAAGCCGGCAAGTTAGTCAGACCCAaactagccactgaggaagaaggcaggtagcctttgaaacgcgtctggcaaggaGCAATTGGATCTGACAATACACCGGCAACAACTTTCTACGATATTGGATTGAAAGCGCTTTCTAAAAGGACTATTATCATCGATCCAAAGAGGCAGAATATCTATCTACCTCAAGCAAAGACATTGGACGTGGATCTGCAGCCTGACACAGCCAGCACTTCTGCTCACAGCCGGGTGGATACAGCATCGTTAGCAGCTAATTCAGCTGTGTTATCCAAAGGAAAGTCCTGTTTGCatctacaccacgtgggacgccacggtgggaatAGGACGATATGTGAGTAAGAACCATTCAGCTCCATAATACTGCTGGatatatgtacaggtccttctcaaaaaattagcatattgtgataaagttcattattttctgtaatgtactgataaacattaggaCGATATGTGAGTAAGAACCATTCAGCTCCATAATACTGCTGGATATATGTATATTGCTGCTCAAACTTCTTGATTTGCTGATTGAATATTGCGTAATATTGCTGGACATATTTATACCATTGCTCAAGTATCCTGCCGCGTCCATTGCGGTTGTTCAAACATACAGCCTATTCAGGCAGATATCTGCTTAAATTGAATATATTTGTGGACAACTGTACGGACCAAGCCAGGATTCAGGTCACATGTCCTACCATTAAAGAAACACTGCGGCACCAGTGGTATACAGCTACTTTATTGACTCTTcagaaatatatacatatttatttatttatacacattATCTCACCAATTGTTTTTCAATTATAAATTGTTGATCCAATGGATTTTATGTAACATTTTATGCTGCATTTTACCCATTGGTCACCATTAGTCACTGTGCACttactatttatttattcattcactCACTGATCTAATTATTTCTTTTCTGGAGGTATATTTGCTGTCAACcactgttgtagataatagaagaCAAAAGTACTGTGTTACATCTGCTAATGTCAGACTGGACCTATTAACACTGGACTGGACACTTAGATTTTTTATCAGCTATAACAGTGGACAGTTGCATGCTCATTTTATCCATTTTATAAGTTTTATCAATTTATGTCGATTTAGGGAACTTAGTTCTGTTTAGGGTATAACATTACTGTGTATTGCTCATATAAATTTGTTCAATTTATCGCTACtaataaattaatatattatttgagtcgctttgcctaccttgtgatctagatatatgagtgcccatcttACTTCTTTTCAAACCTTAATATACACTGCCTggccaaaaaaaaatcacacactctaatatttagtTCAGGGATGGCCaatctgcggctctccagctgttgacaATTGGCGTTGATAGCTCTCAAGGGATAAAAGATCCATAATTTGGACATTGAGGGGAGGGAGCTGGAAGGAACTTGGGAGGGAGCTGGAAGGAACTTGGGAGGGAGCTGGAAGGAACTTGGGAGGGAGCTGGAAGGAACTTGGGAGGGAGCTGGAGAAGAAGAGGAGAGAGATGGATTGGAGGCCCATATTTGCTAACTATAAACTGTAAGGAATTTTAATGTTAAGTTACCAACTTGAAAGTAGCATACTGTAATATTGTATACTGGAATTTGTAAGTAACAGTAATTATTGTTGTGTGCAAAAATCTATGtatatgtaatatttatttatttttgttccacTGTAACTCCATAGATACTTATCTATAATAACTGTAATATCAATTTTCCACACTATAAATATACCTTTTTTAAACACTCACACTTGTGTCAAATTTATTGCATCCAACCTTGGAATCAGACCCAGTAAGAGGgtgtattatatataaaatatataatatatatatatatatatatatatatatataaaaataatttcttACACCTGTGATTTATTTAGTAGGTAATGAGCCCTTTTCATATTGGTTGACTTAAATGACAAGAGGAGACATTTAATTGCTGTAATCACaacataattttatttatatGCTTTGGCTATAGAATAATTTGGTAAGGATGAAGGGACAGTAATTATCATCAGGTATACATAGATATTGGAGTGTAAACCACAGGTCTATTGCTTATCTTTTCCTTGTTTAGGGTTATAAGAAGAATCCTGTTCATCTCCTTGACTCTGTCCTCCTTGCTGGGTTCCACAACTTTGTTGCCCACTTCCCCCAGTCTGCTGGCCACTGCTCTGATCCTGTGCTTGTTGGTTTCTACCAGTCTGCTGACCATCTCTCTGATCCTGTCCTTGTTGGCTTCCACCACCCTGCTGACCACCTCTCTGATTCTGTCCTTGTTGATTTACactgccctgctggccactgcttTGATCTTGTTGTTGGCTGCTGCCAGTCTGCCCTTGGTATCCACTGTCTTGTCCACTTCCCTGGCTCTGTTGATCACTGGTTGGGGTTTGGCTGCTTCCTTGGCTTACTACAGTTGAGGtctataaaaaaaacagacatacatTTTACACTAAAAGGCAACTGTTCATGAAGATTTTTCCTCTTGTGTGTTAAAGAATATAATAAAGTGCAGATCTACAAGTCAAACAGAACATGGCTTCAGTTCATACTAATAGTTTATAGCATGCAATACCGGTTTAACAAGTTCCACTTACCGAGCTCTGTTGGCTGCCAGAAGGCTGGGAAGATAATATCAAAATCAAATTAGAGGTTAAACATGGATACATTACTCTGAATATTATGTGATCTCTGACAAATCCAGACTCGCACAATAACCATACATGAAAACTGTGTATTTTAAGTATcggtatatttgtatattttgaaCATATTCAAAGGAGTTCAGGATTATAAAAGCTGTCTGCTTTTATCACGACATGCTAGCTTGGTCTATGGGCTGTATCTGGTACTGAAACTTggacctatttacttgaatgAGGTTGAGCTGCCATATCAGACACAGCCTATGGATAAGAGTGTCCTTTTCTGGAAAAAGGAACAAAACTGTTTCCATATTGATTTCATAATGTCATGAGGATATTTGTATTCTTaatagatctgaaacattttctacatactcaaaagacccattactctcaaatattgttcacaaatctgtctaaatctgtgttagtgagcacttctgctttgccgagataatccatcccacctcacaggtgtggcatatcaaggtgctgattagacagcatgaatattgcacaggtgtgccttagactgcccacaataaaagtccactctgaaatgtgcacagttttgccttactggggaagGGGGTTAAAAAACCAGTcaatatctggtgtggccaccatttgcctcatgcagcgcaacacatctccgtcgcatagagttgctcaggttgttga
The genomic region above belongs to Bufo gargarizans isolate SCDJY-AF-19 chromosome 4, ASM1485885v1, whole genome shotgun sequence and contains:
- the LOC122935422 gene encoding protein argonaute-2-like, giving the protein MDIRISESTAACSSFYSTQPQTTAMEASNPSKKPSGSQQSSTSTVVSQGSSQTPTSDQQSQGSGQDSGYQGQTGSSQQQDQSSGQQGSVNQQGQNQRGGQQGGGSQQGQDQRDGQQTGRNQQAQDQSSGQQTGGSGQQSCGTQQGGQSQGDEQDSSYNPKQGKDKQ